One region of Bacillota bacterium genomic DNA includes:
- the plsX gene encoding phosphate acyltransferase PlsX, with product MRVAVDAMGGDYAPAEVVAGAALAGDEYGIETLLVGDEALIGKEISGQNSSRISVVPAREVIGMAEHPVKAVRLKKGSSIVRAVQLVKDGRADAMVSAGNTGAVMTAALWGLGRLDGIDRPALFSLMPNPHGSTVLLDVGANVDVKAQHLVQFAIMGSAYATSVLKIRSPRVGILSIGEEETKGNELTLSALPLLKSEPINFIGNVEGRDVFNGRADVVVCDGFVGNVLLKAGEGLVQVLQTAYPALRRLDYAEYGGAPLLGVSGVVVVAHGSSRARAVKNAIRVAVEAVESGLVQATAAGFAARNTKEVAHAALGTTKGENMDP from the coding sequence TTGCGGGTAGCAGTTGACGCTATGGGCGGCGATTATGCTCCGGCAGAGGTGGTTGCGGGAGCCGCGCTGGCCGGTGACGAGTACGGCATCGAGACTTTACTGGTAGGGGACGAAGCCCTGATAGGAAAAGAAATCAGTGGGCAAAACAGCAGCAGGATATCGGTGGTCCCCGCCAGGGAAGTGATAGGTATGGCGGAGCACCCGGTCAAGGCCGTACGCCTGAAGAAAGGGTCTTCAATCGTCCGTGCGGTGCAACTGGTTAAAGACGGGCGGGCGGACGCGATGGTTTCCGCCGGCAATACAGGCGCGGTAATGACCGCGGCCCTGTGGGGACTCGGGCGGCTGGACGGCATAGACCGGCCGGCGCTGTTTTCCCTTATGCCGAACCCTCACGGGAGCACCGTGCTACTCGATGTGGGGGCGAATGTGGACGTGAAGGCGCAGCACCTGGTCCAGTTTGCGATTATGGGGTCGGCTTACGCGACCAGCGTTTTGAAGATTCGTTCCCCCAGGGTGGGGATTTTGAGTATCGGCGAAGAAGAAACCAAAGGGAACGAGCTTACTTTAAGCGCTCTTCCCCTGCTTAAAAGCGAGCCTATCAACTTTATCGGCAACGTCGAGGGACGGGACGTCTTTAACGGAAGGGCTGATGTAGTGGTGTGCGACGGTTTTGTCGGCAATGTTCTGTTGAAGGCCGGCGAGGGTCTGGTGCAGGTCCTTCAGACCGCCTATCCCGCTCTGAGGCGGCTTGATTATGCCGAGTACGGTGGCGCCCCGCTTTTGGGGGTGAGCGGCGTTGTGGTTGTGGCCCACGGGAGTTCCAGGGCTCGGGCGGTAAAGAATGCCATCCGTGTGGCGGTAGAAGCCGTCGAAAGCGGGCTTGTGCAGGCCACGGCAGCGGGTTTTGCGGCGCGGAACACGAAGGAAGTCGCCCATGCAGCGTTGGGCACAACGAAGGGTGAAAATATGGACCCGTAA
- a CDS encoding acyl carrier protein has product MSPSVADKVKQIIVQQLGVEEDEVTTDASFIDDLGADSLDLVELVMAFEEEFELEIPDEEAEKIRTVGDAVGHIQERL; this is encoded by the coding sequence ATGTCACCATCAGTTGCCGATAAGGTGAAACAAATCATCGTGCAGCAATTGGGAGTCGAAGAGGATGAGGTAACCACGGACGCCTCTTTTATCGACGACCTTGGGGCGGACTCACTTGACCTCGTGGAACTTGTAATGGCTTTTGAGGAAGAGTTCGAGTTGGAAATACCGGATGAAGAAGCCGAAAAGATCCGTACTGTAGGCGATGCCGTCGGACATATCCAGGAGCGGTTGTAA
- the mtnA gene encoding S-methyl-5-thioribose-1-phosphate isomerase, whose protein sequence is METLSWRDGVLYILDQTLLPHNVVYLQVKDYRQVIEAIRRLAVRGAPAIGAAAAYAVVLAATEAAESGKEGFMDRLTAAAAEIGGARPTAVNLQWAVKRQLRVAAEAAPEPGKVIRRLLAEAEAVFAADVEANRVMGALGAELLPRGARVLTHCNAGGLATCGYGTALGVIRAAHAAGKIKMVYADETRPLLQGARLTVFELMRERIPVTLITDSMAGFLMAGRGLDAVIVGADRIAANGDVANKIGTYSLAVLSKYHGVPFYVAAPVSTIDPAARDGAGIPIEERGAGEVTELAGVCVAPDGAAAWNPAFDVTPGSLITAIITERGVFYPPFELN, encoded by the coding sequence ATGGAAACGTTAAGCTGGCGGGACGGGGTGCTGTACATCCTCGACCAGACGCTGCTGCCGCATAACGTGGTTTACTTGCAGGTCAAGGATTACCGGCAGGTGATCGAAGCTATCCGGCGCCTTGCGGTGCGCGGCGCGCCGGCGATCGGCGCGGCGGCGGCTTACGCCGTGGTACTCGCCGCGACAGAGGCGGCGGAGAGCGGGAAAGAAGGATTTATGGACAGGTTGACGGCGGCGGCGGCGGAGATAGGCGGCGCCCGCCCGACGGCCGTCAACCTGCAATGGGCGGTTAAGCGCCAGTTGAGGGTTGCGGCGGAAGCGGCGCCGGAGCCCGGAAAGGTCATACGCAGGCTGCTTGCCGAGGCGGAAGCCGTTTTTGCGGCGGACGTGGAAGCCAACCGGGTGATGGGAGCTTTGGGGGCCGAGCTGCTGCCGCGGGGTGCGCGGGTATTAACGCACTGCAACGCCGGCGGGCTGGCCACCTGCGGGTACGGGACGGCGCTGGGAGTGATAAGGGCGGCGCACGCGGCTGGTAAGATAAAGATGGTGTACGCCGATGAGACGCGGCCCCTGCTGCAGGGCGCCCGGCTGACGGTTTTCGAACTCATGCGGGAAAGGATTCCGGTCACCCTGATCACCGATTCGATGGCCGGTTTCCTAATGGCCGGCCGGGGTCTCGACGCGGTGATTGTCGGTGCGGACCGGATAGCAGCGAACGGGGACGTGGCGAACAAGATCGGTACTTATTCCTTGGCGGTCCTGTCGAAATACCACGGGGTGCCGTTTTATGTGGCGGCTCCCGTGTCCACCATAGACCCGGCTGCCCGGGACGGCGCCGGTATCCCCATTGAAGAGCGCGGAGCGGGTGAGGTTACAGAATTGGCGGGGGTATGCGTCGCGCCGGATGGGGCCGCGGCCTGGAACCCCGCGTTTGATGTCACTCCCGGCAGCCTTATAACGGCGATAATCACCGAGCGGGGTGTGTTTTACCCGCCTTTTGAATTAAATTAA
- the ftsY gene encoding signal recognition particle-docking protein FtsY, which translates to MGFLGKLREKLTKVRQTFVETVESVISGRRPIDEALYEELEDALILADVGVAAAQDIMTRVRSRVKELRLDDSSGLKPLFKEEVLRIVGNESTPVVLPSELPAVIMMVGVNGTGKTTTIGKLACYWRGQGKKVLIAAADTFRAAAIDQLEVWAQRAGVEIIKQREGSDPAAVVYDALQAAKARRSEIVLIDTAGRLHTKTNLMEELKKIRRVAEREVPGAPHEVLLVIDATTGQNAISQAKLFGETSGVTGIVLTKLDGTAKGGVVVAVRKAFDIPVKFVGVGEGVEDLVPFNAAEFVSAIFD; encoded by the coding sequence GTGGGATTTTTGGGTAAGCTCCGTGAAAAACTGACAAAGGTCCGCCAGACTTTCGTCGAGACGGTCGAGAGCGTCATTTCCGGAAGACGTCCGATTGACGAAGCTCTTTATGAGGAGCTTGAGGACGCTCTTATTCTGGCGGACGTTGGGGTAGCGGCGGCGCAGGATATCATGACGCGGGTGAGGTCAAGGGTCAAGGAACTACGGCTCGACGACTCGTCGGGACTTAAACCGCTGTTTAAAGAAGAGGTTCTGCGGATTGTAGGAAACGAAAGCACTCCGGTGGTTTTGCCCTCCGAACTGCCGGCGGTCATAATGATGGTCGGGGTGAACGGCACGGGGAAGACGACCACCATCGGGAAACTGGCCTGCTACTGGCGGGGACAGGGCAAAAAGGTGCTTATCGCGGCCGCCGACACCTTTCGGGCGGCGGCGATAGATCAGTTGGAGGTATGGGCGCAGCGCGCCGGGGTCGAAATCATAAAGCAGCGGGAGGGGTCCGACCCGGCGGCGGTGGTCTATGACGCGCTTCAGGCCGCCAAGGCCCGCCGGTCGGAAATAGTCCTGATCGACACCGCGGGCAGGCTGCATACCAAGACCAATTTGATGGAAGAGCTCAAGAAGATAAGGCGCGTAGCCGAAAGAGAGGTTCCCGGCGCGCCGCACGAGGTGCTTCTGGTGATCGACGCGACAACCGGGCAGAACGCAATCAGCCAGGCGAAGCTTTTCGGCGAGACTTCAGGGGTGACGGGAATTGTGCTCACCAAGCTTGACGGCACCGCCAAAGGCGGGGTGGTGGTGGCGGTAAGAAAAGCCTTCGACATCCCGGTCAAATTTGTGGGTGTCGGCGAGGGAGTTGAAGACCTTGTGCCTTTTAATGCCGCCGAGTTTGTTTCGGCCATTTTTGACTGA
- the fabD gene encoding ACP S-malonyltransferase: MKTAFVFPGQGSQQVGMGRSFYEQYSEAREVFTRADEVLGYSLSALCFEGPKEELQQTTNTQPAVLTASIASLAVLSAQGVKADVAAGHSLGEYAALVSARAIDFSVAVKIVQRRGQLMQEAVPLGSGGMLAVLGLAGEAIDKVVQKARTKGVVEAANYNCPGQVVLAGETLALEAVVAAAKEAGAKKCLILAVSGPFHSSLMRTASELFAVELTKKTRIKKPAFPVVANATANYVKTVAEVRGALVRQIYSPVLWEDGIRRLFQDGVRIFVEIGPGKVLSGLIRRIVPEAICCNVEDPASLDAAMRVLQKAGVV, from the coding sequence ATGAAAACGGCATTTGTCTTTCCGGGACAGGGTTCCCAACAGGTGGGAATGGGCCGGAGTTTTTATGAGCAGTATTCCGAGGCGAGAGAAGTATTTACCAGAGCCGATGAGGTACTGGGTTATTCCCTGAGCGCCCTTTGTTTCGAAGGCCCAAAGGAGGAGCTGCAGCAAACCACCAATACCCAGCCTGCGGTTCTAACCGCCAGCATCGCTTCCCTCGCGGTTTTGTCGGCGCAGGGGGTAAAGGCTGACGTCGCTGCCGGCCACAGTCTGGGGGAGTATGCCGCTCTGGTTTCAGCGCGGGCCATCGACTTTAGCGTAGCCGTCAAAATCGTGCAGCGCCGCGGACAGTTGATGCAGGAAGCGGTGCCCCTCGGAAGCGGAGGCATGCTCGCGGTACTCGGGCTCGCCGGTGAAGCGATAGATAAAGTGGTGCAAAAAGCGAGGACCAAAGGAGTGGTTGAAGCCGCTAACTATAACTGTCCGGGTCAGGTGGTTCTTGCGGGCGAAACGCTGGCCCTCGAAGCGGTGGTCGCGGCGGCCAAGGAAGCAGGCGCGAAGAAGTGTTTGATCCTGGCGGTAAGCGGCCCTTTTCACTCTTCTCTTATGAGAACGGCGAGCGAGCTTTTTGCGGTTGAATTGACCAAAAAGACCCGGATTAAAAAACCGGCTTTTCCGGTAGTCGCCAATGCAACGGCGAACTACGTCAAGACGGTGGCGGAGGTGCGGGGCGCCCTGGTACGCCAGATTTACAGCCCGGTTCTATGGGAGGACGGTATCAGGCGGTTGTTCCAGGACGGGGTAAGAATCTTTGTCGAGATAGGCCCGGGAAAGGTTTTATCCGGTCTTATCAGACGAATAGTACCGGAAGCGATATGCTGTAATGTGGAGGACCCAGCCTCCCTCGACGCCGCGATGCGTGTTTTGCAGAAGGCAGGAGTGGTATGA
- a CDS encoding beta-ketoacyl-ACP synthase III, giving the protein MVERNRPVAGVTGQGVCIPERVLTNHDLERMVDTSDEWIRERTGIRERRIAKPEETTASLGLEAAKEALRSAQLDPADVDLVIVATATPDMLFPATACIIQDGIGARRAAAFDLEAGCSSFIYALAVGAQFINTGCYRNVLVVGADTLSKITNWEDRSTCVLFGDGAGAVVLQPVEPPRGIISVYLRADGTGGDLLKMPGGGSRIPTTAETVQDGLHYLKMNGREVFKFAVRAMEEAAVEALRRGGVQQEHVDCFIPHQANVRIINALARRLGLPSEKVFVNVDRYGNTSSASIPIAFYEAVSDKRLKPMNLALLVAFGAGLTWGSVVLRY; this is encoded by the coding sequence ATGGTTGAACGAAACCGGCCCGTAGCCGGGGTAACCGGTCAGGGTGTCTGTATTCCGGAACGGGTGTTGACAAACCACGATCTTGAGCGGATGGTTGACACGAGTGACGAGTGGATCCGGGAGAGAACCGGGATAAGGGAAAGACGCATCGCAAAACCCGAGGAGACCACGGCGTCCCTCGGCCTGGAGGCTGCGAAAGAGGCGTTGCGCTCGGCGCAACTGGATCCTGCGGATGTAGATCTCGTTATAGTGGCTACCGCTACGCCTGATATGCTGTTCCCGGCGACCGCCTGCATCATCCAGGACGGAATTGGAGCGAGGCGGGCCGCGGCTTTTGACCTGGAGGCCGGGTGCAGTAGTTTCATTTACGCTCTTGCTGTCGGTGCACAGTTTATCAACACCGGTTGTTACCGGAATGTGCTGGTGGTAGGGGCCGATACGCTTTCCAAGATAACAAATTGGGAGGATCGCAGCACCTGCGTCCTCTTTGGTGATGGGGCCGGGGCGGTGGTTTTACAGCCCGTTGAGCCTCCCCGCGGGATTATCTCTGTCTATTTAAGGGCGGACGGCACCGGTGGCGATCTGTTGAAAATGCCTGGGGGTGGATCGCGGATTCCCACCACAGCGGAGACGGTACAGGATGGACTTCACTACCTTAAGATGAACGGCAGGGAAGTCTTTAAGTTTGCCGTACGGGCGATGGAGGAAGCGGCGGTGGAGGCCTTGCGCCGCGGCGGCGTTCAGCAGGAACATGTCGATTGTTTCATTCCTCACCAGGCCAACGTCCGTATCATCAATGCTCTCGCCCGAAGACTCGGCCTGCCGTCCGAAAAGGTGTTTGTGAATGTGGACCGTTACGGTAATACCTCTTCAGCTTCCATCCCCATCGCTTTTTATGAAGCCGTTTCCGATAAAAGGTTAAAACCTATGAACCTGGCGCTCTTGGTTGCTTTCGGAGCCGGTTTGACCTGGGGATCGGTGGTACTGCGGTATTGA
- the mtnP gene encoding S-methyl-5'-thioadenosine phosphorylase, whose protein sequence is MPAIAIIGGTGVYDPTLLDEVAEENVSTPYGSVKVDCGVYQGKTVAFLSRHGAGHSVPPHLVNYRANIAALKKLGVRSILATAAVGSLNPLMKPGDFVFVDQFLDFTKGRRQTFFEGGPEGVVHVDLTEPYCSELRELLLRAARARGFSAYGGGVYVCTEGPRFETPAEIKMLQRLGGDLVGMTGVPEVVLAREAEMCYASVAMVTNFAAGIAAYRLSHREVVEMMRVQGENIRQLFTQVINWIDENRECYCHRAVSGPVEA, encoded by the coding sequence ATGCCGGCAATCGCGATTATCGGAGGTACCGGGGTTTACGACCCGACACTGCTGGATGAAGTGGCCGAAGAGAATGTATCCACGCCTTACGGCAGCGTTAAGGTGGACTGCGGCGTGTATCAGGGTAAGACGGTGGCTTTCCTGTCCCGCCACGGTGCGGGTCATTCCGTTCCGCCGCACCTGGTGAACTACAGGGCGAACATAGCGGCCTTAAAAAAGCTCGGCGTTCGTTCGATCCTGGCCACGGCGGCCGTGGGGTCATTGAATCCGTTGATGAAACCGGGGGATTTCGTATTCGTCGATCAGTTTCTGGACTTTACCAAAGGGCGACGGCAGACCTTCTTTGAGGGCGGCCCCGAGGGGGTTGTCCACGTCGATCTTACCGAGCCGTACTGTTCGGAACTCAGGGAACTGCTCCTGAGGGCGGCGCGGGCGCGGGGTTTTTCCGCTTACGGTGGCGGCGTTTACGTCTGTACGGAAGGGCCGCGCTTCGAGACACCGGCGGAGATTAAAATGCTTCAGCGCCTCGGCGGGGACCTGGTGGGAATGACCGGGGTACCGGAGGTGGTGCTGGCCAGGGAGGCGGAAATGTGCTACGCGAGCGTGGCGATGGTCACCAACTTCGCCGCCGGTATCGCCGCTTACCGTTTGAGCCACCGGGAGGTAGTGGAAATGATGCGGGTCCAGGGGGAGAATATCCGGCAGCTTTTCACGCAGGTGATCAACTGGATCGACGAAAACAGGGAATGCTACTGCCACCGGGCGGTTTCCGGTCCGGTCGAGGCTTGA
- the fabF gene encoding beta-ketoacyl-ACP synthase II translates to MLPRVVVSGLGIISPVGSGKTAFWQAITGGKSGVRRITRFDTTDFKTRIAAEVPDFDPEAYIDKKEVRRMDRYTQFAVAATRMALEDAGIGPGSVDPDRVGVILGCGIGGMETFEDQARVIVTRGPNRVSPFFVPMMISNMAAGQIAILHKFYGPNSTVVTACASSNNAIGESLRLLQRGEADVVLSGGTEAAVTPLAVAGFCQMKAMSTRNDDPAGASRPFDAERDGFVIGEGSAILVLERLEHAVARGANIYAELIGYGQSCDGYHITAPDPEGAGAAKAMARALEDAGIKPEEVSYINAHGTSTPMNDKVETMAIKKVFGASAYRIPVSSTKSMTGHLLGAAGGIEAGVCVLSITHGVIPPTINYENPDPECDLDFVPNKQRAAGVEITLSNGLGFGGHNATVIFRRYN, encoded by the coding sequence TTGCTCCCACGTGTTGTGGTAAGCGGTTTGGGGATCATCTCGCCGGTCGGCAGCGGCAAAACGGCTTTTTGGCAGGCCATCACCGGGGGTAAGTCCGGTGTACGCCGGATAACCCGGTTCGATACGACTGATTTCAAAACCCGGATCGCGGCCGAGGTCCCTGACTTCGACCCTGAGGCGTATATAGACAAGAAGGAAGTCCGCAGGATGGACCGTTACACCCAGTTCGCGGTTGCGGCGACGCGGATGGCCCTTGAGGATGCGGGCATAGGACCGGGCAGTGTCGACCCCGACCGGGTGGGAGTGATCCTGGGCTGCGGGATCGGCGGCATGGAGACATTCGAAGACCAGGCGCGGGTTATCGTAACGCGGGGGCCGAACCGTGTAAGTCCGTTCTTTGTTCCCATGATGATCAGTAACATGGCTGCGGGACAGATCGCCATACTGCACAAGTTTTACGGCCCGAACAGTACGGTGGTGACCGCCTGCGCCTCTTCCAACAACGCCATCGGTGAAAGCTTGCGCCTCCTTCAACGGGGTGAAGCCGATGTGGTGCTGTCCGGAGGCACCGAGGCGGCGGTAACACCTTTAGCCGTAGCCGGTTTCTGTCAGATGAAGGCGATGTCGACGCGAAACGATGATCCGGCAGGGGCGTCGCGGCCTTTCGACGCGGAAAGGGACGGTTTCGTGATCGGCGAGGGATCGGCGATACTGGTGCTTGAACGTCTGGAACATGCCGTAGCCAGGGGAGCCAATATCTACGCGGAATTAATCGGTTACGGTCAGAGCTGCGACGGTTACCATATCACGGCACCGGACCCGGAGGGAGCGGGCGCTGCGAAAGCGATGGCCCGGGCGCTCGAAGACGCCGGTATTAAACCGGAAGAGGTAAGTTACATTAACGCTCACGGCACCTCCACCCCCATGAACGATAAGGTTGAGACGATGGCCATAAAAAAGGTTTTTGGCGCGAGCGCTTACCGTATTCCGGTGAGCTCGACGAAATCCATGACCGGACATCTGTTGGGCGCCGCCGGGGGGATTGAGGCGGGGGTATGCGTTCTGAGCATTACCCACGGGGTGATCCCGCCGACGATAAACTACGAGAACCCGGACCCTGAATGTGATTTGGACTTTGTCCCCAACAAGCAGCGGGCGGCCGGCGTGGAAATCACGCTTTCCAACGGGCTGGGTTTTGGGGGACACAATGCGACCGTCATCTTCAGACGCTATAATTAA
- the fabG gene encoding 3-oxoacyl-[acyl-carrier-protein] reductase, whose product MDKSFPDKTESLNHTLQDRVAVVTGASRGIGRAVARAMASAGANVMINYVSRAEEALAVASEIAALGRKAEVCQANVARPAEANRLIDAALSSFGRIDVLVNNAGITRDALLLRMKDEDWDAVIEVNLKGAFNCTRAVAKPMVKARWGRIINISSVVGLMGNAGQANYAAAKAGLIGFTKAVARELGPRNITVNAVAPGFILTEMTFGLPEGVKQRLSERIALGRLGEPEEVADVIIFLCGDAGRYITGQVLSVDGGMLL is encoded by the coding sequence ATGGATAAGTCTTTTCCTGATAAAACTGAGTCTTTAAACCATACACTACAAGACAGAGTGGCGGTTGTTACCGGCGCCTCGAGGGGAATCGGGCGGGCGGTGGCCAGGGCAATGGCTTCCGCCGGAGCCAACGTAATGATAAATTACGTTTCCCGTGCGGAAGAAGCCCTTGCGGTGGCCTCGGAAATAGCAGCCCTCGGGCGAAAGGCGGAAGTTTGTCAGGCAAACGTGGCCCGGCCCGCAGAAGCGAACCGCTTGATAGACGCAGCCCTCTCTTCTTTCGGGCGGATCGACGTACTGGTCAACAACGCGGGAATTACGCGCGATGCTTTGCTTCTTCGAATGAAGGACGAGGACTGGGATGCGGTCATAGAGGTTAATTTGAAAGGCGCTTTTAATTGCACGCGGGCTGTTGCAAAGCCGATGGTGAAAGCCCGGTGGGGCCGTATAATTAATATAAGCTCGGTCGTCGGACTTATGGGTAACGCCGGGCAGGCCAATTACGCGGCGGCGAAAGCGGGTCTGATAGGTTTTACCAAAGCGGTGGCCCGGGAACTGGGCCCCCGGAATATCACGGTAAATGCCGTAGCTCCGGGTTTTATCCTGACCGAAATGACGTTTGGTCTTCCCGAAGGGGTTAAGCAGCGGTTAAGTGAGAGAATTGCTCTCGGCCGGCTTGGTGAGCCGGAAGAGGTTGCGGATGTGATTATTTTTCTTTGCGGTGACGCGGGGCGTTATATTACAGGGCAGGTGCTGAGTGTAGACGGCGGCATGTTGCTCTAA
- the rnc gene encoding ribonuclease III, which yields MEVPEVGDTFKELSDKIGFVWREEAYLRQALTHGSYAYEHPVMPNNQRLEFLGDAVLQLAVSDYLYRRFPEKSEGELTKLRAAVVCEPSLARLAQDLGIGEALLIGRGEAQSGGRQRPSILADAFEAVLGALYLDQGLDKAAKFLLVRLEPVINDVLEGRQESDYKTELQELLQQHSRENVSYVILKEEGPDHAKFFTAGVFWRGTCLGQGEGRSKKEAEQRAAREALKHMGG from the coding sequence ATGGAAGTGCCAGAGGTGGGCGACACCTTTAAAGAACTAAGTGATAAAATCGGTTTTGTGTGGCGGGAGGAGGCCTATTTGCGGCAGGCGCTCACGCACGGCTCCTATGCGTATGAGCACCCGGTCATGCCCAACAATCAGCGACTGGAGTTTCTTGGGGATGCGGTGCTCCAACTGGCGGTAAGCGATTATTTATACCGGAGGTTTCCCGAAAAAAGCGAGGGCGAGCTGACGAAGCTCCGGGCGGCGGTGGTTTGCGAACCTTCCCTTGCCAGGCTGGCGCAGGATTTGGGGATCGGGGAAGCGCTTCTTATCGGCCGCGGCGAAGCGCAGTCGGGAGGTCGACAGCGCCCCTCCATTCTGGCTGACGCTTTTGAGGCGGTTTTAGGGGCTCTATATCTCGATCAGGGATTGGATAAGGCGGCGAAATTTCTTCTTGTGCGGTTGGAACCGGTTATTAATGACGTTCTTGAAGGCCGGCAGGAAAGTGACTATAAAACGGAACTGCAGGAGCTTCTGCAACAGCATTCCAGAGAGAACGTTTCCTATGTTATCCTGAAAGAGGAAGGACCTGACCACGCCAAGTTTTTTACCGCCGGTGTCTTCTGGCGGGGGACATGCCTTGGTCAGGGTGAGGGAAGGTCAAAGAAAGAGGCGGAGCAGCGGGCGGCGCGGGAAGCGCTCAAGCATATGGGAGGGTAA
- the rpmF gene encoding 50S ribosomal protein L32 — protein sequence MMGVPKSRTSKQRRRLRRAQVKVAVPGLVACPHCKALKRPHGVCPNCGQYKGRQVLNKEEAK from the coding sequence ATGATGGGAGTACCGAAAAGTAGGACTTCCAAGCAGCGCCGGCGCTTGCGCCGGGCACAGGTAAAGGTTGCGGTTCCCGGTCTTGTCGCTTGCCCGCACTGCAAGGCCTTAAAAAGACCACACGGTGTGTGTCCCAATTGCGGACAATACAAAGGGCGGCAGGTTTTAAACAAAGAGGAGGCAAAATAA
- a CDS encoding adenosylhomocysteinase, producing MAESYIRNPDLAAEGQQKIEWVAAHMPVLNAIREELVKEQPFSGVRIALSIHLEAKTAFLALVLKAGGAEVAATGSNPLSTKDEIAAGLAAAGVRVYAWYNATPDEYRDHLVQTLAINPHIVIDDGGDLVNLLHGDLRAISQGVIGGCEETTTGVLRLQALDLEGRLLFPMVAVNNARTKYLFDNRYGTGESVWSAIMRTTNLLVAGKTVVVFGYGWCGKGVSMRAKGLGAKVIVCDIDPVKAIEAVMDGFEVMHSTSAAEKGDIFITTTGCRDVLGAEHFRRMKNRALLANAGHFNVEISIPDLKRVSESNREVRANIEEFQLPDGRRLYLLAEGRLVNLAAGDGHPAEIMDLSFALQALAARYILKEGSNLERHVYPVPIEVDNRVAELKLSSLGVEIDRLRAEQEEYLRSWEGEG from the coding sequence TTGGCCGAAAGTTATATCCGGAATCCGGATCTGGCGGCGGAGGGCCAGCAGAAGATTGAATGGGTGGCGGCGCACATGCCGGTTTTAAATGCCATCCGTGAAGAGTTGGTGAAAGAGCAGCCCTTCAGCGGCGTGCGCATCGCGCTCAGCATCCACCTGGAAGCAAAAACGGCCTTCCTGGCGCTTGTGTTAAAGGCCGGGGGCGCCGAGGTGGCGGCGACGGGTTCCAACCCGCTTTCAACCAAAGACGAGATCGCCGCGGGACTAGCGGCGGCAGGAGTAAGGGTATACGCCTGGTACAACGCCACGCCCGACGAGTACCGCGATCACCTGGTCCAGACGCTCGCAATCAACCCGCACATCGTCATCGACGACGGCGGTGACCTCGTAAACCTTCTACACGGCGACCTGAGAGCTATAAGTCAGGGGGTGATCGGCGGGTGCGAGGAGACCACCACAGGCGTGTTAAGACTCCAGGCACTGGACCTTGAGGGAAGACTCCTTTTCCCGATGGTGGCGGTGAACAACGCCCGGACGAAGTACCTTTTCGACAACCGCTACGGCACAGGGGAATCGGTCTGGTCTGCGATTATGCGCACCACCAACCTCCTTGTCGCCGGTAAGACGGTGGTTGTTTTCGGCTACGGCTGGTGCGGCAAAGGGGTGAGCATGAGGGCGAAAGGGCTGGGGGCGAAAGTTATCGTTTGCGATATAGACCCGGTCAAGGCGATCGAGGCCGTGATGGACGGCTTTGAGGTGATGCATTCCACCTCCGCCGCTGAGAAAGGTGATATCTTTATAACCACCACCGGGTGCCGCGACGTATTGGGGGCGGAGCATTTCAGGCGCATGAAGAACCGCGCCCTTTTGGCCAACGCCGGTCATTTCAACGTCGAGATCTCCATACCCGACCTGAAGCGGGTATCGGAATCGAACCGGGAGGTGCGGGCGAACATCGAGGAGTTCCAACTTCCGGATGGACGCCGGCTGTACCTGTTGGCCGAGGGGCGCCTCGTTAACCTTGCGGCCGGAGACGGTCACCCGGCGGAGATTATGGATCTTTCTTTTGCGCTTCAGGCGTTGGCGGCCCGGTATATCCTGAAAGAAGGTTCAAATCTTGAGCGCCATGTCTACCCGGTTCCTATCGAGGTGGACAACCGTGTGGCGGAGCTGAAACTGAGTTCACTCGGTGTAGAGATAGACCGACTGCGGGCTGAACAGGAAGAATAT